In the Candidatus Saccharimonas aalborgensis genome, one interval contains:
- a CDS encoding UDP-N-acetylglucosamine--N-acetylmuramyl-(pentapeptide) pyrophosphoryl-undecaprenol N-acetylglucosamine transferase translates to MAMRLLCAGGGSGGHVTPVVVVINELALKYPDVEVVFVCDKAFAAQSRGLMKTAHVPITVKTITAGKLRRYKHLSVMRQLLMPKLVFANVADSVKVLIGFFQSLVLIWRFKPDIVFAKGGFVCLPVGMAARLFGVPIVVHDSDTRPGLTNSVLGRWASAIATGSPTENYRYRREITRYSGVPIDRSFRPYTPQEQQAAKRHLGFDESLPLVVVTGGGLGATRINTALLQDAEYLVHEGICLYHVTGRAHYEEVKTLAIQDPHYQVVPFVFEGMADILGAADVVVSRASATFIQELAGMRKSAILIPAKTLGDQRKNAEVYREASAAVILSDDDIEGQGKLADVIMQLVRNKDYADRLAETLHSYAKPHAASDVAAMIAETYRQRHP, encoded by the coding sequence ATGGCAATGAGACTACTTTGCGCCGGCGGGGGATCGGGGGGTCACGTTACTCCGGTCGTCGTCGTTATCAATGAACTTGCTCTGAAATATCCTGATGTTGAGGTGGTATTTGTCTGTGACAAGGCCTTTGCGGCGCAGTCGAGGGGGTTGATGAAGACTGCTCACGTACCCATCACGGTAAAAACGATTACGGCCGGCAAATTGAGACGGTATAAGCATCTATCGGTTATGCGACAGCTTTTGATGCCAAAGCTAGTTTTTGCAAATGTAGCAGATAGCGTAAAAGTCTTGATCGGCTTTTTCCAGAGTCTGGTGCTTATCTGGCGCTTTAAGCCAGATATCGTGTTTGCAAAAGGTGGCTTTGTTTGTTTACCGGTCGGAATGGCGGCGCGTCTATTCGGCGTTCCGATTGTCGTCCATGATTCTGATACACGACCCGGCTTGACCAACAGTGTGTTGGGCCGTTGGGCGTCAGCCATTGCTACCGGTTCGCCTACTGAAAACTATCGCTATCGACGCGAGATTACGCGCTATAGCGGGGTACCTATCGATAGGAGTTTTCGCCCCTATACACCACAGGAGCAACAGGCAGCAAAGCGTCATCTTGGTTTTGATGAGTCCTTACCGCTCGTAGTAGTAACGGGGGGTGGATTAGGCGCCACTCGCATCAATACGGCTCTTTTACAAGACGCGGAATACCTGGTTCATGAAGGTATTTGCCTTTATCATGTAACCGGTAGGGCCCATTATGAAGAGGTGAAAACATTGGCGATCCAGGACCCTCATTATCAGGTTGTGCCATTTGTATTTGAGGGGATGGCAGACATACTTGGTGCCGCTGACGTGGTTGTTTCTCGAGCGAGTGCGACATTTATCCAGGAGCTTGCTGGCATGAGAAAATCAGCTATCTTGATTCCAGCAAAGACACTGGGTGATCAACGGAAGAATGCCGAAGTGTATCGTGAGGCGTCCGCGGCCGTTATCCTTAGCGACGACGATATCGAGGGTCAAGGAAAGCTTGCGGACGTCATCATGCAGCTTGTTCGCAATAAAGA